AATATCATGACTTGAATAAACCTAGCACTTGAACCCAACAAAAGTGTTTcttttccttaaaaataaaagaaaccaaACCCTAGGCGCGCTGCCCAATATTTACCAAGTGTAAGTTTAAATCCGaattcaaacagaaaaaaaaaatgcttggaTGTGAATCGGAGATCTGTAcccttttttaataacaaactaCAAAAAGTAATTATGTTAAAATGGAAGAATttatggtttaaaattttttgtctctaaatttttttcttaactaaaaacaaattttattaaatataagcaaaaaattaactttattgtTTTACAAATTGAGTATAGTATTAATTCGCTTGACTTCTTTAACTTGACCCTCAATTTCTCCCATCATTTGTGTAAGAATTTCCTTAATAGTTGTTTCTTGTTTCTCTGGCAAATCAAATGATTTAttctttgaattttcaaaatatttttgagtatGATAACTCTGTCTATTGATATTCTCTTTAGCTTTTTGTGGAACATTTGCCaaacttttatatgttttattaattttttcaacctCTTCAACAAGTTCTTTCTCAGCTTGAGCATTACTCGGTAGACATGTATTAGCTTGCCGTATCCAATTTTGGCACTTTTTCGAAAGCAAGTCTTGTGTTTCACTAATTTCTTCAAATCTTTCAGCCAATCTATGGGCATTTTCTTGAATTGAATCTTTTTGTCTTTCCaaatattcaatttcttttCGCTGTTGttctttttgtaatttaattgcatttaatttttgcaaaaactcACTGCGGACTAATTCATGTTTTTTCATATATTGTGTTCGCAAAACTTCTATTGTTTGTGTTAAAAGTTCATAAGACTCTTGCGGTTTGGGTTGAGCTGATTTATCAAGTGACATTATTGGTTGTGTTACACTACGCTTGAGTATATTTTGAATATGTTCTACAAATGAAAGACCAGAAGAATTGTCAATGGAAGTTATTCTTCTGTCTTTATTGGTGTTGGGCTCAATGGCAGCTGTTGGATTAAGAAGCAATTTTGTATCAATAACTAAATTTAATGATATCACCTGTCCACTTGATAGAAGTAAAACGATTCCCGATGGCATTTGCAATAGAACAAATCCAAGAACTGCATTAATCTTGGATCCAGTGCTGATCTTTGTGCAAACAAGATATTCTGCACGAGATTGATTTGAAAGTGATGGTGTATCTGAAATTACATCTGTGTCCAAATAACGCTCCAATTCAGCAATAAAGTTAACAGTCACAACATGCAAGCCAGCATTGTGATAGGCAAAGTAACGCATTTCATTAACAGGATCTCTTTTAAGATGAATGGGGCAAGAGTATGAATTACTTGTTTCATTTCTTGTATCAGCAATTCCAAGTTCCAACTCAATCGTTTCTAAAACTTCCAAAGTCCATTCGGAAGGATGAATAATCAGACTAGAGTCAACCTCATTAAAAGAGTGTTCGTGTTGATCTGCTTGAATCAATAAGGCATGGTGTAGCCTTCCAGTTGATTCGGCAATAACAATTGTTGGTGGAAGTGAAGAAATAAGAAGAATCGAACACGAATCTAGTCCGAAATTATCAATAGCTTGAGGACGAATAGTTAGTGGCCCTTGAAGTCGTGGTTTTTCACTGTCTATTCCAGCACAGAGTATGTAAATGTTTCCATTCTCTCTCAGAACCACAATTGGCCATTCGACTTTTTCATTTACTACTTTTCCTACAGTATCATTTACTGAAATGGAATCTTTACTAAGACTATCTCGAGGATTGCCTACATCTGAAACAATAGATTTAGATACATTAAGATTAGAAAATGATACATCCGAAGATGCAGTCATTGCTGGTCCAATATCGAAATCAACACTTGATTCCCCAAGAGAATGAGGTGATGGAAGTTTAGTAGAATTATTGGCATTATTCATATGAACCATTGGATAAGGTCCAACTTGCCAAACATGGCGCAAAGTACAGTTGTCATAGACGCGAATTGTATTATCAGAAAGTAAAACAAGTAAATGTGAATCGGTTGGGGATGCTGGATGCCATCGTAATTGGCGAATTTCTATATGAGGATTATTACTAAAGAAATGAGCATCAATATTGTTTGATCTACATGTGATTGTTGGTTTTCCATCCATAAATTGACCATTTGCTCCCCATCGTCGAGGaagttcaattattttaaatccaTGTGGTCCAGATAAAGCAACAAGTGATCCTTCAATGGAAGCCAATACTCGTTCAACTTTAAAAGTCAAAGGTGTTGATGGAATTAGAGTTTGATGAATAATATTTGTAAATCCTTTTAAATGTGCTGCTCTCCAATTTACACATAAAAGACTTGAATCTGAACTATTCCAAGCATATAGCAGATCATCTTTGCACTCTAATAAGTTTTGTGTTATATTTGCTTCGATTGTTAAGCTAGAGCGAATTTTCTCAAACATTTGAGATTTGTTTAAGTTCATAATGTCGgtggtaaacattttttttaatagataaaattaaaatattaacaaattaaatacaaaatacactaaaaaaatattcacaagaAGCGGAAAAATGGGAATCGGCGTTCAAGTTAAGGTGAATTTCATCAACTGACAGATGGTGACATTTGATGGCGTACGTGTTCAATACAAAGTTTCTGAATTTATGTTCTGATTTATTCGTTACATTTATATGAAAGATTGAGTTGAATGAAAACTCAGGAGACAGGACAACGGAAagatatgcggtagcggtaccagtaattgtatgaaaaaaatccaaaatgacAAATCAACGtgcagatgtggaatttttttaatacaaataccGTTACCGCTACCCTTACCACTACCGCATACACTCCGAATGAGAaaatgggtgcgttcacgtatgCACAGATACCCTATCCAAGATACCTAAGCATCCGATACGTTTGCGAACACGAATCAGCTGTTCTTCAAATCTCCCATAAGAAATCcagaaatttttaggatacctttGGATTTATTTGCTTGTCAAAACATGTGTTCgatccacagtacacataaaaaggtaatatattccgaactgacattggtcgccagattgtcaaaacatgacactttcttacttcttattcaatgatgtcagctaccgaattcttaattgtttaaaataccgacgaaaaacgcacaaaaaccgataaaccacgcacaccactaatttttaaacaattatttatcattttccgcgatgaaacacgaagaaaatttgttatttttcaatttataatatttttaaatgacattttataaattaaaacaaaaacaaatttcctgttaactgcgattgaaatataaaaattaaaggccgacctgacagattggtgcccatttttgacaaacaaattttggcaacgttcggaatatattaccttattatgtgtactgtgtgttcgatcagctgagattttagccgttttttattatcacttgatccatatagatcattacttaaaatgtattacaacaactacatgagatcttgcttttcatcaggatcacgaatcgtgatcttgcttttcatcaggatcacgaatcgaaatcttgcaagatctcatgtagttgttgtaatacattttaagtAATGATCtttatggatcaagtgataataaaaaacggcttttatatgggattacaacaacacaaaggtatccggatacccttggatcggtacgtgaacgcacccaataAATAAGCAGATAGTTtcactttgaaaaataaaatccgcaaaaaattagagaatttttttaaattctctaatttgttttttttttcgctatttAGAACCAATTGATGTCCATCCACCGTGGAATTTCGGTAAAAACCATCCATAATAATCACCACCTTaatgtaaatatataaaaagtcttccTGATTCACAAAAACCTCTAAAATCATGCTGCTGTACCTTTTTGATGAGAAGAGAAGGTAGTTGTTACTGAGGGTCTCACTTCACTTCTCTTTTATGCATACTACAGTTATCCATTATTTTCAACTTTAGCTTtctaagtttaagttttttcatCAGCGTGGGTACCATACAGAATTCcagcttgaaaaaatattaaagagcTCGAAAAATATCCTGCAATTGAACTTAAGTCCATTCCAAGATAAGATTTTAatatgttattgtttttttttttatcaagggTTATTGTTTAAACTATATAAAACGTTGTGGTAATGTTAGAAGTTTTTCGATTTCAAATGCAGTAACTCACAAACTTTAAGTATTTGAATTCATTAACTTTCTGGATCACACAGTTCTCagaattaccaaaaaaaaaccgcATTTAGTTCACGGTCATAACAAACATTACAAGCCACTTTTAGCAAAACAACTTTTACCAGATTAATTCCAATATAGTATTATTGGACGTTTTTTTTAAGAGAGTATGCAAAGTAAaacaatatttaacaaaaaagtcaATTTGAATCTATAGcttcttttgtataaaatgtTGCAAAGTTTCAATTTGTTCCAAAGCATTTATCCTAACACATTTTTACTGGAAGAAAAAAGATGAACAAACTTTCagagtttttgttgtttgaatATGTGTAAAATTTCTAATAATTCCTTCGAATTGTCactaataatttttgtgatttttgaaaaaaaaaaagaattaaagtcccgaaaaccaggacttaagcttttctaacacccctctttcagatttgaaaaattcagccttCCTgcatttcgttccacaaaatccATGTTTCCTTACTAACTTTCCTCTACTATTgttagattttaaaatatttcctcATATTTATTACACTGTTCATTAATTATTTATGTACAGTGCTGTGCAAAACATATGCAACTGTTTCAACTGTTTTTGTATGGAAGGAGGTGTTGCATGGTCTATAATATTTTTAGATGATTGTCAAATGGATGACTTCAAATTGTGGTTGTATCCTTAACTTAACACTTTCGTTTTAACTAAATAACGGTTGTTTTCCTATAAAGTATCGACTTTGTCCGTTGGTCCAACATGTTTTTAGACATACAAAGCTGCATATGTTTTGCCCAGacaaatttaatgattttttgttattttattgttatttcgTATAACCCAttgaagaataatttttttaatattaaaaaagttaagagATACAAAGTAAACTCCTAGAGCGTTCCCCCTCATAAattgtatatttcttttatgaacaGAAACATGcagaaaataaatatgaaatagtAAGTTGAAACAGTTCCATAGGTTTTGCACAGCACTATATGTACATAATGGGCCCTTCGATGTTTTTTATGCGATCATTTATTTCGATGTCCAACGTATCTGCTTCACATTAGTGATCTCCCTGTAGGTTCGCAGGGTTAagctcagaaatcggcggcaagcctccagGTTTTGGAATGTTCCATTTCTGACTCCAAATGAATGCTTGTGTTTTTGGATTTTCCCTACTTCTTGgtcgtatatattttttttcataataattttctttgaaaaatattcaatgtgTGTTGTATCATCTGAAAAACAGCCCCCTGCTTACTTAAGTTTTTAAACAACTCAATATGTTGATTTGTAACAAATGGTAAACGCAATAATAAAACTTTAGTTTTGCCAATTCTCGAACCGTATATCATAAAGATATAAAAACTACAAAtcgtttcaagaaaaaagtaaGTTTATACCATTCTTTCCCATAGCCACAACTTGTGAGTCACAAAAAGCATTTATTCttcgttgttgtttttgtgaatTGTGACTTGCCTGTATAGATCAGAACTTTTAGAATTTTTGTGACTCTACAAATTGTGACTgttaacataaaacaaaatagtATTTCctttatccaaaaaaaattataagtgtATTATTTCGTTTTAAGaacattttaaaagatttatcaAACTACTTAGTATCCCTTAATCATTGTTGCTAATTGCCAGTTTTCGCTGACCTTTTGCGAGCTGAGAATTTCTGTTCCCTCCTTTGTGACAATAGCAACGGAATACTTAGACAAAGCCCTGCAATCACGATAGTACAATACTTCCATACACTTCTTCatctatattaaaaacaaataatctaATTAGAAACCAATCATCCATAATTTGTAGAAATTAACAATCTTTACCAATTGTTCAGCTTCAGCTCTGTTCAACTTAGTAGTATCAGAGATACGTTCTCGAACAATTGGTAGAGCCAAATGCTTGCCAAATCCAGTGGCAACAACTGTGTCCACATACGAGCGTCCTCGCAGATCTACATGACCCAAGAAAGGATCACCATCTTCCATTCCACCAACAACCATATCCAACCACAATGGATCGAACTTGCTACGTTTGTTGTAAAGGACTCGAGTCAGCCAGTTATAAAGTGACTTGGGCTTCATTTCAATGGTGTCATTGTAGCAAATATCTTCGCACATCTTTTGATCGATAATTCTTTTCAAACTTTGGAAATCGGCAAAGTCACCACCAGTTCCAATGGCAATTTTATCGTTAATCTTAAAAACGCGTTGAACATCCTGGAATCTGGCTAGCGAACCGTAGGACACTAGATTATCGGCAGCGATAATAACACCAGTATCGAATTTGATGCCAACAACTGAAGTTCCAGTTGTAATTGGCTGACTAcatagaaaacaatttttaattaacaaacAGTAAAGATATAATGAGGAAAAACTTACGATGTTCTTTGGGTTCCAAATATACCAACTGGTCCGGAATTTTGAGTTTCGTtggcaaataaattatttccaacaaagttataaaattgacCAGGTGATGGTCCATTTGCCCAGAATGGTTTTGCCATATcgttttgatacattttatatttttaattaaaattgaaatttattgaattaattGTGGAAAGTGAACAAAGCCAAGTTATTTTTTGCAAGTTGTGCACGATGACAACGAAAACCGGGAAAGTCACTTTGACAGctaatttattttatgagtGAGCTAGATGGGACATATTTTTATGGTTTACAAAAGAACTAGATTTGCAGTATTCTTTTGCATTAAGGATCTAACACACTAGTAAAGGTGTGCGGGTATACCACACCGGAAAGTTGTGCGGAAGCTATACGGGTAGAAGTActtgtaggaacaaaattccacACTTGAATATTGAtgttccagtttggaatttttttcaaggcTTGCCACACCggaagggtatgcggtagcgttaaaggcttggccacatcggagggtatgcggtatagcggtaacgatatttgtactaaaaaaattccacacctgaacgttgatgtgtcagtttggaatttttttcatacaagtaccctcaccgctacccgtaccgctaccgcataccctcctgtgtggccaagccttaaggcttggccacaccgaagggtacatgcggtagcggtacgggtacttgtatgaaaaaaattccaaactgacatatcaacgttcagatgtggaatttttttcatacaattacccgtaccgctcccgcatgtaccctccggtgtggccaagcctttacgggaacttgtatgaaaaaattccaaactacccaagccaagcctttaaaggcttggccacaccgaagggtacatgcggtagcggtacgggtaattgtatgaaaaaaattccacatctgaacgttgatgtgtcagtttggaatttttttcatacaagtacccgtaccgctaccgtatgtacccttcggtgtggccaagccttaaggcttggccacaccggagggtatgcggtagaggtacgggtagcggtaacgatatttgtatgaaaaaaattccacatctgaacgttgatatgtcagtttggaatttttttcatacaagtaccgttacctctacccgtaccgctaccgcataccctccggtgtggccaagcctttaagtgGAGACTTTTCTTTACAGCGGCTCCAtgcttggaaaaatattcaagaaaaaatttgtcctgagaaaaaatttgtaggagaaataaaatatttcccgATCTGAGTACTAGGCTTAACAACCTaaaaagccttaactacatataggcttaactacatacaccactttttgaaaaagtacaaaagtgaaaattttcaaacgcatttttgtatagtttttcgggatgaaaaactaaaacaaatgatgcagaaagcttattttttggtctaaaaaacaatttgtatactctttatcacaaaacaattgcgataaccagaaaaaaaaccttttcacttttgtactttttagaaaaatggtgtatgtagttaagcctataaaaaaaaggaaaaaacttaAACGTCATTTTCCGCACACAATTAATGACCTTCtagcaattttgcttctataatgctttagaGAAGCAACAttagcatctgtaaagctttatataaGTCATATTGTTTGTTGGGCAGGCAATTACTTGTTTGCGAACAAGAGGTCGAGAATTCtcttgtttgtttgttgtttctCCTCAGCAGCGCACTAGACTATAGCCAAGTATGTAGCTGAGGCGAAATGATAAGTCCCTAAACTCAACAGCCAAAATgctaacaaaaaatcaaaatcaaaataataggggtattcacgatctggtgcaacaggcctagtaaaaatgtaaaattttatttttttacaatagatcgtgaacgcccctcttcttaactatagtaaatattgaagcatgaatgatgttttttttcctccaccgttgctccttctttttttccattttttataatttaattctttgttttgttcgggttaattaattttcaataattattttacatcaaaagaaactaaattacgggacatgagtagcgacagccattataaacagaataaaaaagacaacccaagtaacaattttacttgcataaggtccattttcttcgattcggtaagctatagtttgtataagtttagtttaaggcttactta
This DNA window, taken from Episyrphus balteatus chromosome 2, idEpiBalt1.1, whole genome shotgun sequence, encodes the following:
- the LOC129911020 gene encoding nuclear pore complex protein Nup88, whose product is MFTTDIMNLNKSQMFEKIRSSLTIEANITQNLLECKDDLLYAWNSSDSSLLCVNWRAAHLKGFTNIIHQTLIPSTPLTFKVERVLASIEGSLVALSGPHGFKIIELPRRWGANGQFMDGKPTITCRSNNIDAHFFSNNPHIEIRQLRWHPASPTDSHLLVLLSDNTIRVYDNCTLRHVWQVGPYPMVHMNNANNSTKLPSPHSLGESSVDFDIGPAMTASSDVSFSNLNVSKSIVSDVGNPRDSLSKDSISVNDTVGKVVNEKVEWPIVVLRENGNIYILCAGIDSEKPRLQGPLTIRPQAIDNFGLDSCSILLISSLPPTIVIAESTGRLHHALLIQADQHEHSFNEVDSSLIIHPSEWTLEVLETIELELGIADTRNETSNSYSCPIHLKRDPVNEMRYFAYHNAGLHVVTVNFIAELERYLDTDVISDTPSLSNQSRAEYLVCTKISTGSKINAVLGFVLLQMPSGIVLLLSSGQVISLNLVIDTKLLLNPTAAIEPNTNKDRRITSIDNSSGLSFVEHIQNILKRSVTQPIMSLDKSAQPKPQESYELLTQTIEVLRTQYMKKHELVRSEFLQKLNAIKLQKEQQRKEIEYLERQKDSIQENAHRLAERFEEISETQDLLSKKCQNWIRQANTCLPSNAQAEKELVEEVEKINKTYKSLANVPQKAKENINRQSYHTQKYFENSKNKSFDLPEKQETTIKEILTQMMGEIEGQVKEVKRINTILNL
- the LOC129909865 gene encoding proteasome subunit beta type-4 — its product is MYQNDMAKPFWANGPSPGQFYNFVGNNLFANETQNSGPVGIFGTQRTSQPITTGTSVVGIKFDTGVIIAADNLVSYGSLARFQDVQRVFKINDKIAIGTGGDFADFQSLKRIIDQKMCEDICYNDTIEMKPKSLYNWLTRVLYNKRSKFDPLWLDMVVGGMEDGDPFLGHVDLRGRSYVDTVVATGFGKHLALPIVRERISDTTKLNRAEAEQLMKKCMEVLYYRDCRALSKYSVAIVTKEGTEILSSQKVSENWQLATMIKGY